The Ziziphus jujuba cultivar Dongzao chromosome 1, ASM3175591v1 genome segment aattttttttttaattaatattgttcaTGGATTGCAGACTGCTTCTGTACATTGATCTTTTATTTTCCTGGGCTTTATTTGTTTGACTTTTCATGTCAAACAATGGAAAACACTTTTGTGACTGGACTTTATCTTTGTTAATGacgcttgaaaaaaaaaaaaaaggttcaatgTTTTCACATTCCTACAACTAGCCTAAGATTATTACAGTTCTTTCCAAATAAATCACCAGTAAAGTAAAGAAAGCTAAATTTTGTTGCATTGAGGTGGTGGATATGTGGAGAAACAATTTaagctttcaattttttctttgtagttattgctaatttatttttgcatGGGGGGTTGGGGAGCCGTATAAGGGATCTAATTGCTTGTTGTTTATCCCTTATTCTTTAGTGGCCCATTCCATGATTCAATGAATTGCTCTGTGATAAGTCATGACATCTAACAGCTGCTTTTATTTCAGCTCTGACCAACCTGGCATGTGGATGTTTCAGTCAATGTTATGAGATTGACTTCTTTtgcttaattttcatttttcttgctGGAATCTAACTTTTTTTCTCTCATACTCATATCTTCTGCTGCTTTTCATATGGAAGGCGAAGCTTGCCTTGGATAGCCTTGAAGTGCCTGTCGGGTAAGctgattctttattttattgttttttttttttttttctcagaatctttatttgatttggtTTATCTCCTATTCtgaccttatttatttattaaagtgGATAGCCTCTgagaaaactatatattttattgttcagCTGTGTGATTGTTGAAGACGGAGAGGTTATAGCTTCTGGAAGAAATCGAACTAATGAGACGCGAAATGTACATTCACCTTAAGCTTCTCCTCTCTTCAGTTCTcactaaataataaaatgtttctAAAAAGTTTTTGCTTTGATCTAGCTAGTTTAAGTTTGTTCTTTTCCTTGTGGTCATACTTGCCTCCTACTTCCATGAATTAGTTCAGTTCTATGCTTAACTACTATGTCATTTGCAAGCTCTTGGATATTAGTTTAATGCATTCTTCTTGCCTAAAATGTTCTAGAATACAGCATCTCACCTAAAGCTTAAAAGTCATTACGAAAAGGAAACAGTAGAGTTCTTTTAGGCACCTTGTTTTGTTAGCTTTGGAGAAATCCATGCctttttataaatattcattaaaaatcCTTAGATTTCTAGTTTAATGTACTTTCCATAGATATGCAGGCTACAAGACATGCAGAGATGGAAGCAATTGATACTGTTCTTGAGAAGTGGCAGAAAAAGGGGCTCTCAAAATCAGAAACTgctgaaaatttttcaaaatgtaGCCTTTTTGTTACATGTGAACCATGCATCATGTGTGCATCAGCCTTATCAATTCTTGGTATGCTCTTTTTTTGATACAGTGCTAATGAGATGCAACTTTTTTTTATGATCATTGCATTGGTGATTTTCACTCCCTGTTTCAGGTATAAAAGAAGTATTTTATGGCTGTGCAAATGATAAATTTGGAGGGTGTGGATCAATACTGTCATTCCATTCAAGCAACTCTAATCCTGTCACCAGGTTTATTTCTAAACCCAACTTCAAAAGCATGTATTTTTCAACTCTTGTCTGGTTACCAAATTTCTTCTGGGAAACTTCATATATTTCATCATTTTCATGCCATTATATTGAGACAACTATTATGCTTAATTATATCAGCAAGGAATTTTACACTTTATGGAGGCTTTATTTCCGTAGCAGGATATAGCATATAATTAATAGAACAATTTTTgtgatataattttaattgcatAATCTACAGCCATTTCCACCCAAATAGTTGCCACAGGCAACTACACAGCCAGGCTTTGCCCTCTCTGATCCAGTCTTTGCTACAAATAACTTTTATTTCGCTTTATGCTAGCCATGACTACTAATAGATAACAATCCAGTCCTTAATGTACTTCGGTtatttggtttaaatatttgtacctttttattttctgatGCATCCACCTAGAATTATGTTGTGTCTTGCAATTCAAGTGACTGGGctattctctttttcttgtgTTGTATGTATAGTGGTGGACTTCCACAAGGAAAGGATTTCAAATGCAGTGGAGGAATAATGGCATCTGAAGCAATATCTCTTTTCCGCAGCTTCTATGAGCAAGGGAACCCTAACGGTATCTACTTCTCATCATGATTAATGTTTTGTTTGCAACATTTAGCAATTGTTGAGCCCTGTTTTCCCATTAATAAACctattaattatgattttgcATTCTTTCAGCTCCAAAACCTCACAGGCCTCTCATTTTGCCAGAAACACAAtgatttttttgggtataatcTCTCACTTGTATGAATATTGAGCCATAATGAGCCTTGTACTAGTACGATTTGCCTCTTTGTTGCTCTTGTTGTGTTAGTCTTAATCTAAAATTGCCACTTTATTTTTACCAGATGCATTGCTATTTTGCTGTGGGAGGGCTTGAAGAAAATGTTCAGCTTTATTttgacttgaaattctcaattCAGTTTTGCCATTTCTACACAAATTAGATTCTTTGTAATCTTGGGAAAATTTTGGTTGTCTTCTACCTTTACAGATTCTGAACATTAAGCTTCAGGACCCATAATGTGTCCATTGATTATTATGGTTGAGGTTGGAATTTTgatcttttatgttatatatttggtttgtgATATGAAGTTGTAATGGTATTGAATTCTGTAAAATAAGAAGGTATTTTGGTGATTTGAAAAATTCCATTGGTTTTTGAATGTATAATAAGTCTTAAACTTAGAAATGATGAAGCATCTTGTATGGCATTatagtatataaaaaataaaaaagattaatgacattgttttgcttcaTAATTTTTGAGATCTACCTTTATATTCTTGATAAcagagatttattttttaaggttcttatgtatttatttattttgcacctgcagtataGGCATTTGTAATTATGTGTGCTcaagtccatatatatatatatatatatatgtagatatcaATCCGGCTCAGGCTAGGTTTTTTAAGTTCATGACTTTGTCTGGACTTACGTCCTGCTACATGTTACGAAAGAAAATTTATCATGCAACATGTTGCAAGGACCTGACCTGAACATGgtcctatatataatataaaagcaTTATATTATCAACAAGTAAAGTATTTTGTAGAAcactcaaaattttcaaatattttcataattttttttaagtacatgCTCAATactttgttaataataataattataataataaaatatgtcttcCAATATGTAGACTACTGGTTCTAAAAATGTAAATTagtattgttaatttttagaGCCAAGTAAACAGTGTCTTTACCATACAGGagttgtagatttttttttttttttttttttttttttggggtgaatcaGGAGTTGTAGAACTCTCTGTTTCATTTTGTAAGGTTATTCATGTGTTTCCATGCTTAGACTTGTCACTTACCCAAAagaaaagggccaaaaaaaaaaaaagttacgggtaaataaaatgaataattttagCTTTTCTTATTGTACAAAGTAAGAAATTCCTTGTTTCCTATCATGGATTAACATCTGTTTCCTCTATAAACATGCATGAtgtttttat includes the following:
- the LOC107428540 gene encoding tRNA-specific adenosine deaminase TAD2 isoform X2 produces the protein MASPKEDCSSITLAFMDLAIQQAKLALDSLEVPVGCVIVEDGEVIASGRNRTNETRNICRLQDMQRWKQLILFLRSGRKRGSQNQKLLKIFQNVAFLLHVNHASCIKEVFYGCANDKFGGCGSILSFHSSNSNPVTSGGLPQGKDFKCSGGIMASEAISLFRSFYEQGNPNAPKPHRPLILPETQ
- the LOC107428540 gene encoding tRNA-specific adenosine deaminase TAD2 isoform X1; this encodes MASPKEDCSSITLAFMDLAIQQAKLALDSLEVPVGCVIVEDGEVIASGRNRTNETRNATRHAEMEAIDTVLEKWQKKGLSKSETAENFSKCSLFVTCEPCIMCASALSILGIKEVFYGCANDKFGGCGSILSFHSSNSNPVTSGGLPQGKDFKCSGGIMASEAISLFRSFYEQGNPNAPKPHRPLILPETQ